ccTTTGAATGTGGTTAGGGGATTTGTGGAagatggggaggaagggtggcGGTTGACGAGCGATATGTTGGTCTCTGCAGTGCTGCTATCCATCCTGCAGGTGCCCAGGATGTCCTGCAGGGTGCTCTGGCTCAGGCAGCCCAGGCTGTTCAGAAGTCGGCAAGCGTCGTGACGGAACCGGATGCCCACAAAAGCATAGAGGATGGGGTTGAGGCAGCAGTGGCTGAAGGCAACCATCTCGCTCAGAATAATGGCCGTGTTCAGCTCAACCGCACACCCGTTGTTGGCGGTAGCTAGCTTATTGAGGGTGTCCAGGAAGATCACCACGTGGTATGGAGTCCAGCAGACCAAGAAGACGCTGGTGACCAAAATGGCTACTCGAACCACTTTCTGCCGCTTCAGCCGCTGGGAGCGGCACAGGACCCTGATGATGGCTATGTAGCAGAAGCACATGACCAGCGAGGGCAGGAAGAAGCCCACAATGTGATACAGGAAGCGTGTGGCCAACCACGCGTTGATCCCGTGTTTGCCGTATTCTCTGAAGTGGCAGATGCTGGGCTGGTTGTCCCTGCTCGGCCAGACTTCTGTGAAGAGCAGGTCAGGCAATGTCAGCAACAGGGAGACAACCCAAACTCCCAGGCATGTCAGGTGGACAGAGATGGCTCGCTGCTTCTGGAAGGCCCACAGCGCATGCACCACGGCCAGGTAGCGCTCCACGCTGATGCAGCCCAGCAGCAGACTGCTGCTGTAGAAGTTGATTCTGTTGGTGGCGCTGAGCACCTTGCAGAGGAAAGGTCCAAAGATCCAACCGGCTATGTTCTGGACAACCCCAAAGGGGAAGGTGAACACGAGCAAAAGGTTCGCCAAGGCCAGGTGGAAGAGGAAGAGCTCGGTGGAGCTGCGGGAGCGTCGGTAGCACCACAGGATCACGATCACCATCAGGTTTCCGACACCCCCCAGCAAGAAGATCAGCATGTAGACAAAAGGGACCAGGAAGGCCCTTAATTGATGGGTGGTGCTCTCATCCATCGTGGGGCACATGTAGTCGGTGTAATTGGAGAGTTGTTCTGCATAGTCCGACGTATTGTAATCATCTAACTGTGGAACAGAAAGCAAGACAAAGTCATTACCAGGTGATGTGGCAGGGATAGAAATGTTATTTCCCCAGGCCCTGCTGCACTGATATTCAGCGATGCCTCCATGCCAAAATGCTTGAAGACAGAGAAACATTCATGGAAAgactgtgtgagtgtctggaggcataggtgtcaacgtttcccattttttaaggggaattcccttattctgaataggattcctcgcaagaaaagggaaaagttgacagctatggtctggagGTGGTTGATGGATgctggctaacagattgaggttgaatcctaacaggactggtgcctgggagtagccgccgagaccatataacaccggtcctggaaGACCTACAGTGGCtcacagtacatttccgagcacaattcaaagtgttggcactgacctttaaagccctaaacggcctcagcgcGGTATACcttaaggagcatctccactcccatcacccagcccagacactgaggtccagcaccgagggccttctggcagttccctccctgtgagaagtgaggttacaaggaaccaggcagagggccttctcggttgtggtgcccaccctgtggaacgccctcccatcagatgtcaaggaaataaacaactatctgacttttagaagacatctgaaggcaaccctgtttaaggaagtttttaatgtttaatgttttatcatgcttttaatattctgttgggagccgcccagagtggctggtgaaacccagtcagatgggcgggatataaataataaataataaattatttttatttttattattaggctgCTTGGTTTCTGccaaattgtttttattgattttccgaATTTTATCAAACCCACCACAAACTAAAACAAATgtaatacaatcaatcaatcaatcatgtaTTGTGTTTGACTAAAAGCCATTACAAATTCAGTTACAGATCCAACAAGTCAATCAAAACCTGTTAAAAGAAATCCAGAGATATACATCCATTTACAATAAGTCAAATTAATGAATCGCCTGCACAGCCTACAGCGTTGTCTTTTATATACTGCAGCTAACACGAATACTTTAAGTGGCTTTAGCAAATAGGGCTGTTTTGTACGTGACAAGCGGATCACAGTCAGGTAACAGTCAACATATTTTCACTTCAAGGTTCTGTCCCTGTAGCAGTGCCAGCATCTGttccaaaaaaatctctttctggggTTTTGATAGAGCTGACAATGGAGTATATAACAGGGGAGATCTTCTACCTCACCTACCCCACAAATACAAAGTCTTAAATGCCTTGGAACACTTCTATAACTTCCATCTAAGACTGATGTAGGCATTGTTTGAAAACTGAGAGCTGTAAATGCAGTTCTTGGGGAGGCAAGGTAAGTTGACTGCAAGTACTGAGCTCTGGtgtggttaaaaaggtaaaggtaaaggtacccctgcccgtacgggccagtcttgacagactctggggttgtgcgcccatctcacttaagaggccaggggccagcgctgtccggacaaagctgcatctggcgagccagcgcagtacacggaaacgccgtttaccttcccgccggagcggtccctatttatctacttgcacctgggggtgctttcgaactgctaggttggcaggcgctgggaccgagcaacgggagcgcaccccgctgcggggattcgaaccgccgacctttcgatcggcaagccctaggcgctgaggcttttacccacagcgtcagCAAATAGTACCAATGGGAGAATTCTGAGGTGGATTAGTGTTAAGTCTTCCTCATTATCCTGTTTATAAATCCAATCCCTAAGCAGTCTTTTAACTCCAGGGAATACAAAAATATCTGTTGTCTGGTTTTTTGAGGCTAGCAGGTCTTGTACTAACTTCTTGTACTAACACCCTTCTTCCATTTTTCCTCCAGGCAGAGTCTAGGCAAGAGGTCCTCTGGCATATCCAGGACCCTTTTATAGTACGAAAAAGTAGCCATCTCCGCttttacattggtacctcgggttaagtacttaattcgttctggaggtccgttcttagcctgaaactgttcttaacctgaagcacctctttagctaatggtgcctcctgctgctgccgcgccgccagagcacaatttctgttctcatcctgaagcaaagttcttaacccgaggtactatttctgggttagcagagtctgtaacctgaagtgtatgtaacctgaagcgtatgtaacctgaggtaccactgtacagacaccACGCCTGTCTCTGTCCTAAGGAAGGTAGCTGGGGTGCCAGGAAGTACTTGCCTGCAGATACTTTAGGAACCTATTCTGGCACACTTCTAGGTCTTTcaggttattattattcatcCCCCAAATCTCAATACCGTACTGCATCTGAGCTACTACTTTCCCAAGATAAACCTTTAGGGCTGGGATTACCAGCCTGCCACCTTTAGAATAGAAAAACTTCAGGATAGCATAGGCTGACTTCTGTACTGTTGCTTTAAGAATAATCCTGAGTGGTGGTCTCCCCTCCTAGCAAAATTATTATATAAACTACTGGCACTTTCGCTGAGGACTGGAAGCAGAGTATTATCATCCCAATTCTCAGGAAAGGTGACAAACATAACCCCCAGAACTATCTGCCTATTAGTTTATTGGATATAAGCTCTAAAATTTAATATAATTTCCACCAAAATTGACTTCCCGCACTCCATCCTTGATGCGTCCATAATTTCCTCTTGTTGCCGCATTGTTTTGGAACCTCATAGCTTCTGGTACCCACCCCATACAGTCAATCTAGGAAGATACCATGGTCAGTGGTATTGAAAAACAGAGAGATCAAGAAAGAGTGATAGAGTTGTCCTCCTCTGTCCCTCATTCAATACCAGATCATTCAACAGGGCAACCCAAGCTGATTCAGTCCCCAAAGCTGGAAGTGGTATTCAACTACatttttactctgagtagacctattGGAATTCATGAATATGacaggtttattaatttcagagggtctgctctgagtaaaaattTAGCTGAGCATCACCCCGTATTTGCTAAAGACTCAAGAGACATATTTGAAGCAGGAACTGCCAGTCACAGCTTTCAATCTGCCAGATTGCAGATTCATTTGATGCCTTTGTTGGACCCGTATCTGATGCAAATACTTCTAAATAAGGCCCAAGCTGCTCCCTCAAGATAGCAATCATCCTTGCTGCTCACAATGACCCATTTCTTCAGTTTACTCATGAAGTTTGAACGAACTTTCTCTCAGAAAGGATGTTGTGGTTTTCAGCTGCAGAGAAGCAACTTGGTTGATACTTTCTGGTGCCCTGGTGCTGACAAGctgctttgctgtttgttttgctaTCTGGACCTGAGAGGAATTATGCCTGTCTAACAATGGATCTATAGCTTCATTGGACTTGAATGACCAAGAGCAGCTAGTGCGCTATTCTTTAGCCTACAAGATCTGGACTTAAAACAGTCCAGTTTTGTCTGCACATGAAAGTACAAAACGTACACAGCCTTCTGGGTGAGATCAGACTCGTGGGGATCCCATTCTCAGCAGGTCCAGTTTTCATGGCGTTGATTGGTTGATTGTGCCAAGCAGCAAAGCCATCTCTTTCTCCTCTTTGAACAGTTTTTTAAAGTGTGCAATCCTCACCCTCCACATTTAAAGGTACTGAACAAACGATTATGCCACCATTGGGGGGGCAAGTTTAAGACTGaaatgtgatttaaaaacaacatcGTTTCAAGTACTTGGAAGGGTGAACTACTGCTTTCCTGACATATACAGTAAAGGGAGCGTAAACACAAAGAGGCAATCAGAATTCAACTCCCAAAATGGGAGGGAGCTCACCTCCTGACCCCAAAACATACTCTTGATTATTTTAGTTTTGTCTGAATGAAACTATTCTTTTGTTTAACACTGCAATTTTTGTTCAGAGTCATTTAGAAGCTCTGATCAAAAACCACATCAACCTCATATGCCAAAGTGGTTGCAACTGCGCAGACTGCAGAGCTCCCATAGACATAAAGCCAGCTGAACTGGGATAACTTATTCCCAGTTCAAGCATATTTTGGCTCAGCATAGCAGTGACTGTGGCATAAGAATAAGAGAAGATCTCTGGATCTGAAGGTCAGTTAAGGTCAGTTAACTGATTGATTATTTTTACAAAGTTCTCAGACTATAACCCTACCTCTCTGCCAAGTAGAGATTGAGCGGTCTGTCAAATTTGGTTCTTTCACTTTCTAATTTTTCTATAATATTAATTTTTCTCTccaaatttctgcagaaatttgcaataacaaaacctcatgaaaattcattggcatttcagtgcaaatttctctcatTTCTGTATaaagttttgactaatgtacacatttttgtaagcaatcaccccaaatgtaatgcattttgtatatcattttcaccaatttatttatattcatgcACACTTTCCTCCAGTAccgtatatgcatttttgtaagcacTGTTTAGTTGCAAAATGCAGATAAGCGTGAATATTAAAGGATGGTGGTGTTTtagttttcatattgttttgggaagtgctaGTTTGagaaatttgcctttaaatgcaaactgaatcgaaTTCCCCCTCATCCCTATTGCCAGTTCCTCTCAAATTAGCTAACAATATGAAATATTCTTTGACAATTTGTCTCATAACAATACAACAATAAACACAGGCTTAAAAGCATATTCTCCAAGACTCTCAGCAGCAAAGGAGGCTGAATAGAAGGTggagcctacacacacacacacacacacacacacacacacacacacacacacacttgcatggTCTTCTGTTCAATTAGCCTGAACTCCCCCAATTCTTTGGAAGGCTGAACCCAAGACTCTTTAGAGCTCTGCTACTTAGGTGAAATGTGCTTTGAGCCATTAAAGAAAAGATTGACAGGAGGCCATCGCAGTGTGGTACAGTCCAGCAAGAACTGAATGGAGAAGCAGGACAAGAATGACTTTTGTGCCACCTTCACACCCACGCACTGCGTTTTTAAGTGTCAGCTCACCAgccggagagagggagggagaaatgagaATTCATCTTTCTCTCTAGGGGGATGAGGGGAGCAGCTTTCTTGCTCTCTCTCCCATGGGACTCAGTGGTTATGGTGTCCTGCCTGCAGCGGAAATCTCACCAATCTGTGAAGTACCAGCCAAACCACCATTGCAAGCAACTTCCTCCTGTTGATGAAAAGCACCCAGATCCTGCTCTCAGCTTCTCAAAGGTGTCTTCTTCTGAAACCCATTTGCATACTGGGACTCATATCCCCTTTGCCATGGCACCCTCTTTAGGCTTCACTCAGCAACCACCACCCCCCCCTGCACACACATGCTATTCTACACACACGCAGCCGCAACTTGCACAGAGTGAGCTAGTCCAAAGCAGACAACTGCGTGTCAGTTGCCTCTGTGTGGCCATGCTGACATCTTAGCGATACGTGGAAGGAGCGATCCACAGACTCAAGAATGGACCACAAGCACCTTCTGAGTCTTTGCTGCAGAAAACCTTCCAATCAAATATAATTGCACAACTTTAATTTGACAGTACACGTGAATGAAACCCACCTAAAAAAGTTACAATCCAGAAGCACCCCAGAAGTTGCTCTGGCTAATACAGCTTGATCTGCCCACTCCTCTCTGCAACATTTCCTAGCCTTAGGATAGAACTCCCTCTCTGGGGCTGAGACTACATCTTTAGACTTGCACAGACCTCTTTCGGAAGGGAGATACTCTAGAGAGCCCAAAAAGCCACAAATCCACAAAGCTCCCCACCCTGAAAGATTTCAGCCCACAACTTCCATTCATAATATTTCCGATTTAAACTTGTAAGCATCCCAAATGACATGTCTCAAATCCCAACCCTCACCCTTCCGTTGCCCCACTGTGGAAGCTGAGCCTATGCCAAACTAGCcacaactcaccatgaagttatcAATGGAGATGCCTGTCATTTCTATTACTTGGGAGTCAACCATCCTCAGCAGAGTCTCGCTTTGTCTTCAGAGACTGCAGCTAGTAGGAGGAAGGGACGGGTGAAGAAGGCTCCTAAATTGCTTTGCAAGGCAAATTGAGAATCTCCACCCACACACTCCACAATCACgttttttttaattatcattGTAAAAGTCccctgttgttttttttgggagggggtggaaCAAAAAACTTCCTCCATTTCCTGGTATTTCAGAGTGTTCAGTGAAGTTCTCTGTCCCCTTTGCTTgaaataaatactactactactactactactactactaattattattattattattattattattattattattattattattattattttataccctgcccatctggttgggttgccccagtcactctgggtggcttccaacacattaaaaacataataaaacctcaaacgtTAATAGTAACAATTtgatccaatataaaagtcacaataactttaaaatgaacaatttatatcaaacaaagcaacattcaacaatccaTCAGAATCTAATGGTAAACAGTAAAAGTAAACATCAAGAAAGAATAATTAAACAGTTCACACTTATCAACCACAGTAAAGAATTACCAAtctacaatcaataaaaataacagcaaatcacaatgcataaaataccacaaaacatacaaaaccatgtactGTAAAAGGATCAAATGGAGAAACAAAGATACAcaacttataaaaacttttttttatatataaatatccctgaactctcttcccagctgcttaTTCCCAGCAGCTGCTGTTCTCAAAGTCATAGTCTGGGAATGGCTGGGTTGGGGCAAGGCAGTTGGAAACGCCACTGTCTGATGAGAAACAGAAAGTCTCTCCCCTCCTGGTTGTTCCTCTGGAGCAGCTCCCTTATGAAGGCTTTCAGGGTTCTAGTGTGGCGCAAGGCAGGTAGAAGTATGCCAAGACTTTTTAGGTTCAGCATCTAGGCCTGAAGCCAGGTAGAAATGGGTCAAGACAATCCTTTTccctggaacaagagggagacagattaaaactgcagagttttgaaaaattaaaaaatagagtgcgagactggctccattattaccaaataatggaggcatataatttggacaaaaaacttggcttccaggtggaaaaatcaaaattggaaacagaattgttagatcccaaagttaagaatttgtcaagaatgtataacttgctgttgaaatggaacactcaggatgaaatggtgaaatctgctatgattaaatgggcacaagatgttggacacaacattatgatggctgactgggaacagttgtggaccacaggtatgaagtttacggcatgtaatgccttaagagagaatctaatgaaaatgatctacaggtggtacatgacaccaatcaagcttgcaaaaatttaccatttgccagataataaatgttggaaatgtaatgagactgaaggtacattctttcacctttggtggacatgcccaaggatcaagactttctgggagatgatttataatgaaatgaaaaaggtatttaaatataccttcctgaagaaaccagaggcctttctcctgggcatggtcggccaattggtgccaaagaaggatagaactttctttatgtatgctacaacagcagcaagaatacttatcgcaaagcattggaagacacaagatttacccacctgggaagaatggcagatgaagttgatggactacatggaactggcggaaatgactggcagaatccgagagcagggagaagagtcggtggaagaagattggaaaaaaattaaagtttatttacagaaatactgtaaaattaatgaatgttagaaggatgctggaatgaagttatatggctttagcagaaatgttataaagaattaagtaaaaatagattgttaatgggccaaagtggaaaaattaaggttagattgtgttaagataaattacagaacaaaaattgagaaagatggaaaggatttgctgaaatagctaattgaactagaatacaaaaaagggaggtgtgaggaggtcgatgaaacaagtaaatgaaagataaagatatggaaatattggatgtgtttttaattgtttttgcttttctttttgtcttgctgtattgttttttgtttttttcctatgtattgtaatgtattgatttgttttgtttaactcttttttttctttctgtaatctttaaacttttaataaatattatttttttttaaaagacaatccTTTCCCTtcaatcacataccctccaacgtttcttcgatgaaaatagaggcatcctattctatcatcatcatcattaatgccccactcatctgactgggttgccccagcttccaacacatataaaaacataataaaacattaaacattaaaaaacctccctatacagggctgccttcagatgtcttctaaaggctgaatagttacttatcttcttggctcaggggtcTCATAACTCCATCTCCTCCAACATCGGAGAAAataggacgtcctaaggaaaagcaggacattccagaatcaaattggagactggggtggcctctgtaaatctgggactgtccctggaaaatagggacacttggagtgtctgcaatcacacagtttcaggttaggaatggacctccagaacgaattaagtatgtaagcagaggtaccactgtacaaatattaaatcaaacaTCAAACACCACCCCATCAAACTTGCTTCCATCATTggcagccttgttgttgttgagtggtttagtcgtgtccgactcttcgtgaccccatggaccacagcacaccaggcactcctgtcttccactgcctcccgcagtttggtcagactcatgtttgtagcttcgagaacactgtccaaccatctcatcctctgtcatccccttctccttgtgccctccatctttcccagcatcagggtcttttccagggagtcttctcttctcatgaggtggccaaaatattggagcctcagcttcacgatctgtccttccagtgagcactcagggctgatttccttaagaatggatacgtttgatcttcttgcagtccatgggactctcaagagtctcctccagcaccataattcaaaagcatcaattcttcggcgatcagccttctttatggtccagctctcacttccatacatcactactgggaaaaccacagctttaactatacggaccgttgttggcaaggtgatgtctctgctttttaagatgctgtctaggtttgtcattccttttctcccaagaagcaggcgtcttttaatttcgcggctgctgtcaacatctgcagtgatcatggggcccaagaaagtaaaatctctcactgcctccatttcttccccttctatttgccaggaggtgatgggaccagtggccatgagcttcgtttttttgatgttgagcttcaacccatattttgcgctttcctctttcaccctcattaaaaggttctttaattcctcctcactttctgccatcaaggttgtgtcgtctgcatatctgaggttgttgatatttcttccggcaatcttaattccagctagggattcatccagcccagcctttcgcat
This genomic window from Podarcis raffonei isolate rPodRaf1 chromosome 15, rPodRaf1.pri, whole genome shotgun sequence contains:
- the CXCR5 gene encoding C-X-C chemokine receptor type 5: MVDSQVIEMTGISIDNFMLDDYNTSDYAEQLSNYTDYMCPTMDESTTHQLRAFLVPFVYMLIFLLGGVGNLMVIVILWCYRRSRSSTELFLFHLALANLLLVFTFPFGVVQNIAGWIFGPFLCKVLSATNRINFYSSSLLLGCISVERYLAVVHALWAFQKQRAISVHLTCLGVWVVSLLLTLPDLLFTEVWPSRDNQPSICHFREYGKHGINAWLATRFLYHIVGFFLPSLVMCFCYIAIIRVLCRSQRLKRQKVVRVAILVTSVFLVCWTPYHVVIFLDTLNKLATANNGCAVELNTAIILSEMVAFSHCCLNPILYAFVGIRFRHDACRLLNSLGCLSQSTLQDILGTCRMDSSTAETNISLVNRHPSSPSSTNPLTTFKGSPPSSSCPQAPADQRAQEGESGAQLRPSQKQVSTDQRLDEQNLA